A genomic window from Parvularcula sp. LCG005 includes:
- a CDS encoding thioesterase II family protein: MTTPLICLSPRPMASTRLVCIPFAGAGASVYRRWASLLPPNVELFAVQLPGRENRLSEPPMTEWDLVVASIADALIDMPWGNYRLFGHSLGALLALDVARSMTKRGEAQRHLAVSGRPWPGFHNDVRSPIAVDVMSDDDVLEELTERFGPLPDSLRDLEIRDIVMPTLRADLQLLHNYRWQSDPVLTGPVTAFYGQQDPSLSKSSVAGWAKETSGAFAAEPLNGGHYMLDQQSEAICRLIELQIRTQP; the protein is encoded by the coding sequence GTGACAACGCCGCTTATTTGCCTGTCGCCCCGCCCCATGGCCAGCACGCGCCTCGTCTGCATCCCCTTTGCCGGGGCTGGCGCGAGTGTTTATCGGCGATGGGCGTCACTTCTGCCGCCCAATGTTGAACTGTTCGCCGTGCAGCTGCCGGGCCGTGAGAACCGGTTGAGCGAGCCGCCAATGACCGAGTGGGATCTGGTCGTGGCCAGTATCGCGGATGCGCTGATCGACATGCCTTGGGGCAATTATCGCCTGTTCGGGCACAGTCTTGGGGCTCTGCTGGCGCTCGACGTCGCACGGTCGATGACAAAAAGGGGTGAAGCACAGCGCCATCTCGCGGTCAGTGGTCGCCCGTGGCCTGGATTTCATAACGATGTGCGGTCACCGATCGCCGTCGATGTCATGAGCGATGATGATGTCCTTGAAGAGCTCACCGAACGGTTCGGCCCCCTGCCCGACTCCCTGCGTGACCTAGAGATAAGAGACATTGTGATGCCCACACTGCGGGCCGACCTCCAGCTGCTGCACAATTATCGGTGGCAGTCCGATCCCGTGCTGACCGGACCCGTCACAGCATTTTACGGCCAGCAGGATCCGTCCCTGTCCAAGAGCAGCGTTGCCGGATGGGCCAAGGAGACGTCAGGGGCGTTTGCGGCGGAACCGCTGAATGGCGGCCACTACATGCTCGACCAGCAGTCAGAAGCCATCTGCCGACTGATCGAGTTACAGATCCGTACGCAGCCTTAG